A window of Lentibacillus sp. Marseille-P4043 contains these coding sequences:
- a CDS encoding LysR family transcriptional regulator encodes MDIQHLTYFAEVAKQKNFTKASQVLHVSQPSISKMIKSLEEELQVTLLDRSERIVELTDAGKVVFARTLKILDMVEDLHSSVNELVHVRTGTIKMGLMPTLGVMLFPYVLAGFRKNYPQIDLQMVEYSGKLLEQKVEQGEVELGITVLPVHSELFGSIPLLSEKLVVIADREHWLSGRKSVPLSDLKKESFIIFTEDYVLHDVVKQACMQSGFEPNVVYKSSLWDIVGEMVVAQFGISVVPMSVANRFKDRISVVSITSPQIDWELGLIYKKNKYLSFAAREFITYVQKEKP; translated from the coding sequence ATGGATATTCAACATCTTACATATTTTGCAGAAGTAGCGAAACAAAAAAATTTTACGAAGGCATCTCAAGTATTGCATGTATCTCAGCCTTCGATCAGCAAAATGATAAAAAGCTTGGAGGAGGAACTGCAGGTAACGCTGTTGGATCGTTCAGAACGAATTGTGGAACTGACAGATGCTGGGAAGGTGGTATTTGCACGGACATTGAAGATCTTGGACATGGTAGAGGATTTACATTCATCTGTTAACGAGCTGGTTCATGTGCGAACAGGAACCATCAAAATGGGACTAATGCCGACTTTGGGTGTGATGTTGTTTCCTTATGTGCTTGCTGGCTTCAGGAAGAACTATCCGCAAATTGATCTGCAAATGGTCGAATATAGTGGAAAACTATTAGAACAGAAGGTAGAACAAGGAGAAGTTGAGTTGGGGATTACCGTATTGCCGGTTCACTCCGAATTGTTTGGTTCCATCCCTTTATTATCGGAAAAACTCGTTGTTATTGCAGATAGAGAACATTGGCTGTCAGGAAGAAAATCTGTGCCATTATCCGATTTAAAGAAGGAATCTTTTATCATTTTTACTGAAGATTATGTTCTTCATGATGTGGTCAAGCAGGCCTGTATGCAATCCGGATTTGAACCAAATGTGGTCTATAAAAGTTCTTTATGGGACATCGTTGGTGAGATGGTAGTTGCACAATTTGGGATATCTGTTGTTCCGATGTCGGTCGCCAATCGGTTTAAGGATCGAATTTCAGTTGTTTCCATCACCTCGCCGCAAATTGATTGGGAACTGGGATTAATTTACAAAAAGAATAAGTATCTTTCTTTTGCGGCCCGGGAGTTTATTACATATGTTCAGAAGGAAAAACCTTAA
- a CDS encoding MFS transporter — protein sequence MNQAKSKLWTKDFIIVSSANFFLYLVFYLLLVTMAVYAVEEFNVSESQAGLVTGIFIIGTLIGRLFIGRMITSVGNKKMLYFGLIFFILTSLLYFINGGITFLLITRLLHGIALGMASTATGTIIAEVIPEERKGEGIGFYSMSITLATAIGPFIGLYMSQQTSYQAIFIFCLALGIISFIISIFAKIPVMEKPAKSDKPNKLKLSDFIEPKALPIAIVVLIISLGYSSVLSFINFYAIEIDLVDVASLFFVVYAVAILVSRPFTGRLMDMKGANSVMYPAFVLFTAGLLLLSTAENSIVLLLAGVLIGFGFGNMQSTTQAIAVKVTPPQRIGLATSTYYIALDAGLGFGPYVLGFIIPLTGYRNLYIIMGVVVLVTTILYYFMHGKKESSVTTIDSMASKAN from the coding sequence ATCATCGTCTCATCTGCAAATTTTTTCTTATACTTAGTTTTTTATTTGTTATTAGTAACCATGGCTGTCTACGCGGTAGAAGAATTTAATGTTTCCGAAAGCCAAGCTGGGCTTGTAACCGGGATTTTTATTATTGGAACGTTAATCGGACGGCTTTTTATTGGACGGATGATTACATCAGTCGGTAATAAGAAAATGTTATACTTTGGCCTAATCTTTTTTATTTTAACTTCGCTTTTGTATTTTATAAATGGCGGAATCACTTTTCTACTTATTACCCGCTTACTACATGGAATTGCCTTAGGTATGGCAAGTACAGCAACAGGAACCATTATTGCCGAAGTTATACCTGAAGAACGAAAAGGTGAAGGAATCGGTTTTTACAGCATGAGCATTACACTGGCAACCGCAATTGGTCCTTTCATTGGATTATATATGAGTCAACAGACCAGTTATCAAGCAATTTTCATTTTTTGTCTAGCACTCGGAATCATTAGTTTCATCATCTCCATTTTTGCAAAAATACCAGTAATGGAAAAGCCAGCAAAAAGCGATAAACCAAATAAGTTGAAGCTTTCTGACTTTATTGAACCAAAAGCATTGCCAATCGCAATCGTTGTCCTTATCATATCCCTAGGTTACTCTAGCGTCCTATCATTTATTAATTTCTATGCCATTGAAATTGATCTAGTCGATGTGGCAAGTCTATTCTTCGTTGTCTATGCAGTGGCAATATTGGTATCACGCCCGTTCACAGGTCGCTTAATGGACATGAAGGGCGCAAACTCGGTCATGTATCCTGCATTTGTTCTATTTACAGCGGGGTTACTGCTTTTAAGTACAGCAGAAAATAGTATAGTCCTATTATTAGCTGGTGTTCTGATTGGTTTTGGCTTTGGTAATATGCAATCAACCACCCAAGCAATTGCGGTTAAGGTCACACCACCGCAGCGAATTGGACTTGCAACGTCAACATACTATATCGCACTCGATGCTGGACTTGGATTCGGGCCATATGTTCTCGGCTTCATCATCCCATTAACTGGATACCGTAATTTATATATCATAATGGGAGTGGTAGTACTCGTAACAACTATCCTTTATTACTTTATGCATGGAAAAAAGGAAAGCTCCGTTACAACCATTGATTCCATGGCATCAAAAGCAAATTAA
- a CDS encoding diaminopimelate dehydrogenase — MNNKIRLGIVGYGNLGRGAVEAIKQTPDLELVAVFTRREPNTLDLNVTGVKALHISEASNYQNEIDVMLLCGGSATDLPEQTPHFASMFNTVDSYDTHAKIPEFYQSVNEVATKHNTTSIISVGWDPGLFSINRVMADAVLPNGENYTFWGKGLSQGHSDAVRRVNGVKNGVQYTIPSEPAIEKVRSGENPELTTSEKHRRVCYIVAEEGADQAAIENEIKTMPNYFADYETEVNFITAEELERDHSKAPHGGFVIRGGNTGDNNKQIYEFSLNLDSNPEFTASVLVAYARAAHRLSQEKQFGAKTVYDVAPGLISPRSPEELRKDHL; from the coding sequence ATGAACAATAAGATTAGGCTAGGAATCGTTGGCTACGGAAACTTAGGTAGAGGTGCAGTAGAAGCAATAAAACAAACTCCTGATCTAGAATTAGTCGCAGTTTTCACTAGGAGAGAGCCTAATACGCTTGATCTAAATGTAACTGGTGTGAAAGCTTTACATATATCAGAGGCAAGTAATTATCAAAATGAAATTGATGTTATGTTGCTTTGTGGAGGATCAGCAACAGACTTACCTGAACAAACCCCACACTTTGCCAGCATGTTCAACACGGTAGATAGTTACGACACACACGCTAAAATCCCTGAATTTTATCAATCTGTAAATGAAGTAGCAACCAAACACAATACAACTTCTATTATCTCAGTAGGTTGGGATCCGGGTTTATTCTCTATCAACCGTGTGATGGCTGATGCGGTTTTACCTAATGGTGAAAACTATACATTCTGGGGCAAAGGCTTAAGCCAAGGACACTCTGATGCTGTAAGAAGAGTTAATGGCGTAAAAAATGGGGTTCAATACACAATCCCATCTGAACCGGCAATTGAAAAGGTCCGCAGTGGTGAAAATCCAGAATTAACAACTTCTGAAAAACATCGTCGCGTATGTTATATTGTTGCAGAAGAAGGGGCAGACCAAGCCGCAATCGAAAATGAAATCAAAACCATGCCAAACTACTTCGCTGATTATGAAACAGAAGTGAACTTCATTACAGCAGAAGAATTAGAACGTGATCACTCCAAAGCACCACATGGCGGATTTGTTATACGAGGCGGAAATACTGGCGATAACAACAAACAAATTTACGAGTTCTCTCTTAATTTAGACAGCAATCCTGAATTTACTGCTAGTGTTTTAGTCGCATATGCAAGAGCAGCACACCGATTAAGTCAAGAAAAGCAGTTCGGTGCAAAAACGGTGTATGATGTCGCACCAGGTCTTATTTCACCGCGTTCACCAGAAGAATTAAGAAAAGATCATTTGTAG
- a CDS encoding CidA/LrgA family protein, with protein MKKWLTILLNISLIIAFTWIGKGIVAITHIPIPGSIIGMVLLFFGLQSGWIKLSWVEAGAALLISEMLLFFIPAVVGFMQYSWMFGIKGLVILFIVVSGTALMMISTGVISEKILARKSGEVRRWFPRYFI; from the coding sequence TTGAAAAAGTGGCTAACGATTTTACTGAATATCAGTTTAATTATTGCTTTTACCTGGATTGGCAAAGGGATCGTAGCAATTACCCATATCCCTATTCCAGGAAGCATTATCGGTATGGTTTTATTATTTTTCGGTCTTCAATCAGGCTGGATTAAACTAAGTTGGGTTGAAGCAGGTGCAGCGCTTCTCATTTCAGAGATGTTGTTATTCTTTATTCCGGCAGTAGTGGGATTTATGCAATATTCATGGATGTTTGGCATCAAAGGGCTCGTTATCCTATTTATTGTTGTTAGTGGCACGGCTCTTATGATGATATCGACAGGTGTTATCTCAGAAAAGATACTAGCAAGAAAGAGCGGTGAAGTAAGACGATGGTTCCCAAGATATTTTATTTAA
- a CDS encoding LrgB family protein: MVPKIFYLIITVLFYFLAKKINRKKPGLLFSPIILTPVMLIVLLLVLDLPYEDYANGTFPLNELLDVVTVALAIPLYRNWSFIAKNWRVILFSLSAGSLIAVVSGVLTTYWLEMGQDYVISIIPRIVTIPVAVSLSESIGGIPTITVLFSMMTCFVGVFLGPHIIKRFSIKHPLSIGMMYGLGAQALGTAKAFKTGELEGTASSVSYILTAIITVVWALILTPVINAFLV; the protein is encoded by the coding sequence ATGGTTCCCAAGATATTTTATTTAATCATCACCGTTCTTTTTTACTTTTTAGCGAAAAAAATCAACCGGAAGAAGCCAGGCTTGTTATTTTCACCAATTATCCTCACTCCTGTCATGTTGATTGTTCTCCTTTTAGTGTTGGATTTGCCTTATGAAGACTATGCGAATGGCACATTTCCGCTAAATGAATTGTTAGATGTTGTTACGGTTGCGTTGGCTATTCCGTTATATCGCAATTGGTCTTTTATTGCTAAGAATTGGCGTGTTATTTTATTTAGTCTTTCAGCTGGTTCATTGATTGCGGTTGTTTCTGGTGTTTTAACTACTTATTGGCTAGAAATGGGGCAAGATTATGTTATCAGTATCATCCCGCGCATCGTGACTATCCCGGTTGCTGTCAGTTTGTCCGAATCAATTGGCGGCATTCCTACCATAACGGTCCTCTTTAGTATGATGACATGTTTTGTTGGCGTGTTCCTGGGGCCACACATTATCAAACGCTTTTCGATTAAGCATCCATTATCTATTGGCATGATGTACGGCTTAGGTGCACAGGCACTTGGAACCGCAAAAGCTTTTAAAACAGGGGAGTTAGAGGGGACCGCCTCGAGTGTATCCTATATTTTGACTGCTATCATTACAGTTGTTTGGGCATTAATCCTGACACCGGTTATAAATGCGTTCTTGGTATAG